Proteins from a single region of Candidatus Poribacteria bacterium:
- a CDS encoding GNAT family N-acetyltransferase: MSDIRFANPDDEEAIHRILQETWGESLLSDVFTDHISSPEHQVFVAVDNGKIVGFLSAFLVLSAIPRWEIDLIIVRSTRRGKGIGTSLIEEALTYGSNLGVHCAAASIRIDNYPSQGAFSKAGFTTDAQVRSLFLWDPLACQPTTNVPETVHLIPVNTLLYRGLWIEGFIASQLSVKEQHNVIRAAQNRISHENRMNTGLFIPDSLKQTTVPDLLTPATNHGQYHRWEYAFK, from the coding sequence ATGTCGGACATTCGATTCGCGAACCCAGACGATGAGGAAGCAATCCACCGAATCCTACAGGAGACCTGGGGAGAATCGCTGCTCTCTGATGTGTTCACCGATCACATCTCGTCGCCTGAGCATCAAGTCTTCGTGGCAGTGGATAATGGCAAAATCGTAGGTTTTCTTTCCGCTTTTCTGGTACTCAGCGCAATACCTCGATGGGAAATAGATCTTATTATTGTTCGTTCTACGCGTCGAGGAAAGGGTATAGGCACCTCTCTCATTGAAGAAGCGTTAACCTACGGTTCTAATCTCGGGGTGCATTGCGCGGCGGCATCCATCCGCATTGACAATTATCCAAGCCAAGGAGCTTTTTCCAAGGCGGGATTTACAACGGATGCTCAAGTGCGTAGTCTTTTTCTTTGGGATCCTTTAGCTTGCCAACCCACCACCAATGTACCGGAGACTGTCCATCTTATACCCGTCAATACATTACTCTATCGCGGGTTGTGGATTGAAGGATTTATTGCGTCTCAACTATCCGTGAAGGAACAGCACAATGTGATTCGTGCGGCTCAAAATCGTATTTCTCATGAGAACCGCATGAATACAGGACTGTTTATCCCAGACAGTCTTAAACAGACGACCGTCCCTGACCTATTAACCCCCGCCACCAACCACGGCCAATACCACCGGTGGGAATACGCATTCAAATAG
- a CDS encoding GNAT family N-acetyltransferase gives MTQSSLQVGNMVQPVASVDLPQRTDYVGKFVTLSPVDPQADVSELYECSHGSDIKEQIWTYMSYGPFDNRHSMQEWLAEGTQSSDPLFFTVHHYESKQRIGMVSFLNIVSDMRRLELGHIWYSLDFQRSNVNTEAIYLMLCEAFDRLQYRRVEWKCDSLNEKSRSAAMRLGFKFEGIFRQHIIVKGRNRDTAWFSMLDSEWPAIKKNMEMWLYQNPDRKLSLTALNNNK, from the coding sequence ATGACACAATCATCTCTCCAAGTTGGGAATATGGTTCAACCTGTTGCTTCTGTTGATTTACCTCAGAGAACCGACTATGTGGGTAAGTTTGTTACCCTGTCTCCAGTCGATCCACAAGCCGATGTTTCGGAACTTTATGAGTGCTCCCACGGGTCGGATATAAAGGAGCAAATCTGGACCTACATGAGTTACGGTCCCTTTGACAACAGACATAGCATGCAGGAATGGCTTGCGGAAGGGACTCAATCAAGCGATCCACTCTTCTTTACCGTTCACCACTATGAATCGAAGCAACGCATTGGTATGGTAAGTTTTCTGAATATCGTCTCTGATATGCGACGACTGGAACTTGGGCATATTTGGTATTCACTGGATTTTCAGAGATCAAACGTGAACACGGAAGCCATATACCTCATGCTCTGCGAGGCTTTCGATAGGCTGCAATACCGACGCGTCGAATGGAAATGCGATTCTCTGAATGAAAAGTCTCGATCTGCAGCGATGCGACTCGGTTTTAAGTTTGAAGGTATCTTCAGACAACATATAATCGTAAAAGGTCGGAACAGGGATACTGCTTGGTTTTCAATGTTGGACAGCGAATGGCCTGCTATTAAGAAAAACATGGAAATGTGGTTGTATCAGAACCCTGACCGAAAGTTGTCCTTAACAGCACTCAACAATAATAAGTAA